The following proteins come from a genomic window of Metarhizium brunneum chromosome 2, complete sequence:
- the ARO80 gene encoding Transcriptional activator ARO80 has protein sequence MAQPQFGAGTSASSPSVSATPGARQQSHQTGPSSGAGDTPGQLQHQHQQKHQSSSQAADHQSSAQNPQHKRVYQACIPCRRRKVRCDLGSVDNPHDPPCVRCRRESKECFFSATRRKRKTDDDEDSDVDEYIIRNGRKRLHAGESPPPRLDRRFYSEVPLTPGGSHGRSHPLRRPDGSRPRQRRDSELDGDGDANLENLEAQTAMRRAVYNPHDALDLLYKAATDRSVVESSGKMVNSADWTSPAANNHGREGSIASATTAPTHQPTPQDTANRDVPRPRSMSAAKPEAELHIPQRQFQDTAPQQTQQQPADPVLAQQPTLRTQPGYAEALRAWSRFRFVRAGWFTAQEAIQYIDYYYKYLSPMTPISPPTFSDPASHLTLLTEEPILTVTLLTISSRYRQMPGTGGHCRSHAIPEQLWTYLRGMIERCLWGQEAFGGGFCGSGGPGSSSMIMEETETSSTAPWRGMRKGSLRTLGTIESLLILTEWHPRALHFPPQEATDELMLPDYNIGPTASSDDSSRNVGAGFGGKRIESWLEPAWRSDRMCWMLLSTAMGLGYELGVFDDIDEMLKDDTITRPEYMDETYRTRANRIKRLLLIYTSQLAGRLGWTSMTPEHLRKADPAVARRRTATNEGNTPSTSSMVNGFNYVPDLELDDQIIHCWAGISNAMHVGNEKLFRSRKYTTEIIQSGRYVELLREYSPLLKDWYREFELFRLPQFIRHILTIEYEYVRIYVNSLSLQAVVERCTNNAGQNGNGVDGQATNGPTQLSPQTMINYGKLPLGQLGGFTINDQEYVREVVGGCRNLLRTVVEGLLPGGYLKHAPVRTYFRIISGAMFLLKTFALGAPRSDVKLSIELMDATVEALRNCVVDDVHLGIRFADLLETLTSRLRNRFIQAPTMQQGSGKDPTPLPEGTMPGVAAAGGQGEHTASWVGKHAQKLREGLTGQYRPASPSVEGNNISATPFDLSTGNFPYPSASSIGPSTPAAHVENNGAAPSNGVEMQLFEGWDNPGNEMWYLPPGPAFFQNMGDSSVAMTAEGVNVGGLDLLEYMAMDPVQFSSIDGPGSTSGNAGTQG, from the exons ATGGCCCAACCTCAGTTCGGTGCTGGCACTTCTGCATCAAGCCCCAGTGTCTCTGCGACGCCTGGTGCCCGCCAGCAATCGCATCAGACGGGGCCGTCGTCGGGAGCTGGAGACACTCCAGGCCAgcttcagcaccagcaccagcagaagcacCAGTCGTCGTCTCAGGCGGCTGACCACCAATCCTCAGCCCAGAATCCTCAACACAAGCGCGTTTACCAGGCCTGTAtcccatgccgccgccgcaaagTTCGGTGCGACCTAGGCAGCGTTGACAACCCTCATGACCCGCCATGCGTGCGCTGCCGCCGTGAGAGCAAGGAGTGTTTCTTCTCCGCCACTCGCCGGAAACGAaagaccgacgacgacgaagacagCGACGTCGACGAGTACATCATTCGAAACGGACGTAAAAGGCTTCATGCCGGTGAAAGCCCACCACCTCGTCTCGACCGTCGCTTCTACAGCGAAGTTCCCCTCACTCCCGGCGGCTCTCATGGCCGCAGCCATCCTCTGCGCCGACCCGACGGgagcaggccgaggcagCGCAGAGACTCCGAGCtcgatggtgacggcgatgCCAATCTGGAAAACCTCGAGGCCCAGACAGCGATGCGCCGTGCCGTGTACAACCCCCATGACGCGCTAGACCTACTCTACAAGGCTGCAACCGATAGGTCTGTTGTCGAGTCGTCTGGCAAGATGGTGAACAGTGCTGACTGGACTAGTCCCGCTGCGAACAACCATGGACGGGAGGGAAGCATCGCTTCGGCGACCACAGCACCAACCCACCAGCCCACGCCACAGGACACCGCGAATAGAGACGTCCCTAGACCGAGATCCATGTCCGCCGCGAAGCCCGAGGCAGAACTCCATATACCCCAGCGCCAGTTTCAAGATACCGCACCGCAACAGACACAGCAACAGCCTGCAGATCCTGTTCTCGCGCAGCAACCAACTCTGAGAACTCAACCTGGATACGCAGAGGCCTTGCGTGCTTGGTCACGGTTCCGTTTTGTTAGAGCTGGTTGGTTCACTGCTCAAGAAGCTATACAGTATATTGACTA ctattataagtacCTGTCACCCATGACACCCATTTCACCACCAACCTTTAGCGACCCCGCCTCCCATCTCACGCTCCTTACCGAAGAACCAATCCTCACCGTTACCCTTCTTACAATCTCCTCGAGATATCGTCAAATGCCCGGGACTGGAGGTCACTGTCGTTCGCATGCCATCCCAGAGCAGCTTTGGACCTACCTCCGAGGAATGATTGAGCGTTGTCTGTGGGGTCAAGAAGCCTTCGGTGGTGGGTTCTGCGGCTCTGGTGGCCCCGGTTCTTCGTCAATGATTATGGAGGAGACAGAAACAAGCAGCACTGCGCCTTGGCGCGGCATGAGAAAAGGCAGTCTGCGAACCCTAGGAACTATTGAATCGCTGCTGATTTTGACCGAGTGGCACCCCCGTGCCTTACACTTCCCTCCTCAAGAAGCCACCGACGAGCTCATGCTTCCTGATTACAACATTGGGCCGACGGCTTCGTCTGACGACTCAAGTAGAAATGTAGGTGCTGGTTTTGGAGGTAAAAGAATAGAGAGCTGGCTCGAACCGGCTTGGAGAAGCGATCGCATGTGTTGGATGCTTCTCAGTACTGCTATGGGTCTTGGGTACGAGCTGGGTGTCTTTGATGACATTGATGAGATGCTCAAGGACGATACAATTACGCGTCCAGAGTATATGGACGAAACCTACAGAACGAGGGCAAATCGTATCAAGCGTCTGTTGCTCATTTACACCTCCCAGTTAGCTGGTCGTTTGGGCTGGACAAGCATGACTCCAGAACACCTTCGCAAAGCTGACCCAGCGGTGGCAAGACGGCGCACCGCAACCAATGAAGGAAACACCCCGAGCACATCCTCCATGGTGAACGGTTTTAACTACGTGCCGGATCTAGAACTTGATGATCAAATTATTCACTGTTGGGCCGGAATCAGTAATGCTATGCATGTTGGTAATGAAAAACTGTTCCGCTCCAGAAAATACACCACGGAAATCATCCAGTCAGGACGATATGTGGAGCTGCTTCGAGAGTACAGTCCTTTACTGAAGGACTGGTATAGGGAATTTGAACTTTTCCGCCTCCCTCAGTTCATTAGGCACATCCTTACCATTGAGTACGAGTATGTACGTATTTATGTCAATTCTCTGTCACTGCAGGCAGTGGTAGAGCGATGCACGAACAATGCCGGACAAAATGGCAACGGTGTCGATGGACAGGCCACCAATGGACCGACTCAATTGTCCCCACAGACAATGATAAACTATGGCAAGTTGCCACTGGGACAACTAGGTGGTTTCACAATTAATGATCAAGAATACGTCCGAGAGGTCGTTGGCGGATGTCGGAACTTGCTGCGCACCGTGGTCGAGGGCCTTCTGCCAGGCGGCTACCTGAAGCATGCTCCAGTCCGAACTTATTTCCGCATCATCAGTGGAGCTATGTTCTTGCTGAAGACATTTGCTTTGGGTGCCCCGCGATCAGATGTAAAGCTCAGCATTGAACTTATGGATGCTACCGTGGAAGCGCTCCGAAACTGCGTTGTAGACGATGTTCATTTAGGCATACGGTTTGCTGATCTTCTCGAGACACTGACAAGTCGATTAAGAAATCGTTTTATCCAGGCGCCGACTATGCAGCAGGGCTCTGGCAAGGATCCAACCCCATTGCCCGAGGGCACTATGCCTGGTGTTGCGGCGGCcggtggccaaggcgagcATACGGCAAGCTGGGTGGGCAAACATGCCCAGAAATTGCGAGAAGGGCTCACTGGACAAT ATCGTCCCGCTTCACCGAGCGTCGAAGGCAACAATATCTCAGCTACGCCATTCGACTTGTCCACTGGCAACTTTCCCTATCCTAGCGCGTCGTCTATAGGaccatcaacaccagcagcGCATGTGGAAAACAATGGAGCTGCTCCTTCTAATGGCGTGGAAATGCAACTTTTCGAGGGCTGGGACAACCCAGGCAACGAAATGTGGTACCTACCACCGGGTCCAGCCTTCTTTCAAAACATGGGAGACAGCTCCGTTGCTATGACGGCCGAAggtgtcaatgttggcggaTTGGATCTGTTGGAGTACATGGCAATGGATCCAGTGCAATTTTCTAGCATTGACGGACCCGGCTCGACAAGTGGGAATGCTGGAACACAGGGCTAA